A window of the Anoplolepis gracilipes chromosome 11, ASM4749672v1, whole genome shotgun sequence genome harbors these coding sequences:
- the LOC140670820 gene encoding uncharacterized protein, translating to MENVQQKERDLLERSHQVTTLGEYFGWLQHCEEFIEELEERSRVKCPRLSIENRQSLVTRIARLEGAKTRLQRQFIPSGGDYSSENNKMENVQQKERDLLERSHQVTTLGEYFGWVQHCEEFIEELEERSRVKCPRLSIENRQSLVTRIARLEGAKTRLQRQFIPSGGDYSSENNKMENVQQKERDLLERSHQVTTLGEYFGWVQHCEEFIEELEERSRVKCPRLSIENRQSLVTRIARLEGAKTRLQRQFIPSGGDYSSENNKMENVQQKERDLLERSHQVTTLGEYFGWVQHCEEFIEELEERSRVKRPRLSIGNRQSLVTRIARLEGAKTRLQRQFIPSGGDYSSENNSERLIWREIDTAFESRILTGAVINYNHIEPRQFLEDASDIVLEHVRDVMQKHNSVKVNTVFNGEFVAGDKHANKSINTRNCELLHTSDLREWYERRVVEPILASLEEFQERDSGWALSRIINLIVNINKYNPMRAGCYVQLSRKIIVKRAVVNVQSKDNACFAWAVVAALYPAERYTHRQSSYPHYTTVLNFQDIEFPVTLNQIKKFEIYNDISINVYSFENENIVPIHLTEQKRDKHVNLLYVQDAQNIGHFAWIKNLSRLVSMQLSKHKTKKYICDRCMHYFHSVEKLQSHTVDCGKMNDCAIRLPSDKDKWLAFTNYNRKERLPFVVYADLECVLVKKEEENFYQHHQVFSMAYYVHCSYDNSLSAYHSRREANCVAWFTDELKNLAQRVENILTTNVPMVNLTQNEWKEFRSATQCHICEKPFVEDDTRVRDHCHLTGRYRGPAHSNCNLNYKESFCIPIVFHNLSGYDSHFIIEEIATAFEGEIDLLPITKEKYISFTKHVKGTKNKPGNHIKLRFIDSYKFLTTSLDKLASFLSKDKLKILQSEYKNLSAEDFNLLTRKGVFPYEYIDCVDKLQDVCLPSRESFYSSLTGNTVSESDYAHAEIVWKRFSIRTLGEYSDLYLKIDVLLLADIFENFRESCIKSYGLDPAYYYTLPGYTWDAMLKYTKIIFELLTNIDMVMFIERGIRGGLSQCSNRIV from the exons atggaaaacgtgcagcagaaagaacgcgacttgttggagcgttcccaccaagtcaccacattgggtgaatattttggatggctgcagcattgcgaggagtttatcgaagagcttGAAGAACGCAGCCGTGTCAAGTGTCCGCGACTCTCAATCGAAAATAGACAATCTTTGGTGACAAGAATTGCGCGACTCGAGGgtgcaaaaactcgattgcagagacagtttatacctagtggtggtgattatagtagtgaaaataacaaaatggaaaacgtgcagcagaaagaacgcgacttgttggagcgttcccaccaagtcaccacattgggtgaatattttggatgggtgcagcattgcgaggagtttatcgaagagcttGAAGAACGCAGCCGTGTCAAGTGTCCGCGACTCTCAATCGAAAATAGACAATCTTTGGTGACAAGAATTGCGCGACTCGAGGgtgcaaaaactcgattgcagagacagtttatacctagtggtggtgattatagtagtgaaaataacaaaatggaaaacgtgcagcagaaagaacgcgacttgttggagcgttcccaccaagtcaccacattgggtgaatattttggatgggtgcagcattgcgaggagtttatcgaagagcttGAAGAACGCAGCCGTGTCAAGTGTCCGCGACTCTCAATCGAAAATAGACAATCTTTGGTGACAAGAATTGCGCGACTCGAGGgtgcaaaaactcgattgcagagacagtttatacctagtggtggtgattatagtagtgaaaataacaaaatggaaaacgtgcagcagaaagaacgcgacttgttggagcgttcccaccaagtcaccacattgggtgaatattttggatgggtgcagcattgcgaggagtttatcgaagagcttgaagaacgcagccgtgtcaagcgtccgcgactctcaatcggaaatagacaatctttggtgacaagaattgcgcgactcgagggtgcaaaaactcgattgcAGAGACAGTTTATACCTAGTGGTGGTGATTATAGTAGTGAAAATAACTCGGAGAGACTCATATGGCGAGAGATTGATACGGCGTTTGAGAGCCGCATCTTGActggtgcggttataaattataatcacatcgaacctcgtcaatttttggaagatgcgagtgacattgtgctcgagcacgtgcgagacgttatgcaaaaacataacagtgtgaaagtgaatacagtgtttaacggcgagtttgtggcgggcgataagcatgccaataaatcaatcaatacgagaaactgtgaactcttacatacatccgatttacgcgagtggtatgagcggcgagtcgtcgagccaatccttgcatcgctcgaagaatttcaggaacgcgatagcggatgggcattatcgcgtataataaatttgattgtaaatataaataaatataatcctatgcgcgccggatgttacgtgcaattatcgcgaaagataatagtgaaacgagcagtggttaacgtgcaatctaaagacaatgcatgttttgcgtgggcggtagtggctgctctgtatccagCTGAAAGATACACACACCGACAATCATCGTACccgcattatacaacagtactaaatttccaagatattgagttcccagtcactcttaatcaaattaaaaaatttgaaatttataatgacatttcaatcaacgtgtacagttttgaaaacgaaaacattgtccctattcaccttacggagcaaaagagagacaagcacgtcaacttgctctacgtgcaagatgcgcaaaatatcggacattttgcatggatcaagaatctatctagacttgttagtatgcaactcagcaaacacaagactaaaaaatatatctgcgatcg atgcatgcactattttcactcggtCGAGAAATTACAATCACATACAgtagactgtggaaagatgaacgactgcgctatccgattaccgagcgataaggataagtggctcgcattcaccaactacaacaggaaggagcgactacctttcgtcgtgtacgccgacctggagtgcgttttggtgaaaaaagaagaagaaaatttttatcaacatcatcaagtatttagtatggcttattatgtacattgctcgtacgataattcgttatccgcgtatcattctcgtcgcgaagccaattgcgttgcatggttcaccgacgaacttaaaaatttggcgcaacgtgtagaaaatattttaacaaccaatgtccccatggtaaatttaacgcaaaatgaatggaaagaatttcgaagtgcgactcagtgtcatatatgtgagaaaccattcgtagaagatgatacgcgcgtacgcgatcattgtcatttgaccgggcggtacagaggtcccgcgcattcaaattgcaatctaaattacaaagaatctttttgcattccaatagtatttcacaatttatctggttatgattctcactttataatcgaggaaatagccacagcgttcgaaggggaaatcgatttacttccgataacaaaagaaaaatatatttcatttacaaaacatgttaaaggtacgaaaaacaaaccgggaaatcacattaaattacgtttcatagattcatataaatttctcacaacaagtctcgacaaattggcgtcttttctgagcaaggataaactcaaaattttacaatcggaatataaaaatttatccgccgaagatttcaatttattaacaagaaaaggtgtcttcccgtacgagtacattgactgcgtagataaattgcaagatgtgtgtttaccatcacgagaatcattttacagttccttgacaggtaacacagtatctgagagcgattacgcgcacgctgagattgtgtggaagcgattctccattcgaacgctaggcgaatatagcgatctgtatttaaaaatcgatgttttgttattagcagacatttttgaaaatttccgagagagttgtatcaagagttatgggctcgaccccgcgtattactatactcttcccggttacacgtgggacgccatgttaaagtatacgaaaattatatttgaattactcacaaacattgacatggttatgtttatcgaacgaggtatacgcggtggtctgagtcaatgttccaacag AATTGTGTGA